The Streptomyces hundungensis genome contains the following window.
TGGCCAGATGTTCGGTGCGTCACACATGTTTGACACTGCTTCGCGCACAGTAGTCCACACCTTTGACCACCCGGAAGTAACCGCAGGTCCGACGGCCTAAGGTGATCCGCATGCGAGTTCATGTGGTCAGTGACGTGCACGGGAACGCCGAGGGCCTGGCCAAGGCGGGTGAGGGCGCCGATGCCCTGATCTGCCTCGGTGACCTGGTCCTCTTCCTCGACTACGCCGACCACTCGCGCGGCATCTTCCCCGACCTCTTCGGCGTCGACAACGCCGACCGGATCGTCGCCCTGCGCACCGCCCGGCGCTTCGAGGAGGCCCGTGAGCTGGGGCGTTCGCTCTGGGCCGGCCTGGACCGGGAGGCCGCGATCGAGGCCGCGGTCCGCCGCCAGTACGCCGAGCTGTTCGCCGCCTTCCCCACCCCGACGTACGCCACGTACGGCAACGTCGACCTGCCGCACCTCTGGCCGCAGTACGCGGGCCCGGGCACCACCGTCCTGGACGGGCAGCGCGTGGAGATA
Protein-coding sequences here:
- a CDS encoding metallophosphoesterase family protein — encoded protein: MRVHVVSDVHGNAEGLAKAGEGADALICLGDLVLFLDYADHSRGIFPDLFGVDNADRIVALRTARRFEEARELGRSLWAGLDREAAIEAAVRRQYAELFAAFPTPTYATYGNVDLPHLWPQYAGPGTTVLDGQRVEIAGRVFGFVGGGLRTPMRTPHEISDEEYAAKVEALGEVDVLCSHIPPEVPELVYDTVARRFERGSRALLAAIEKTRPRYSLFGHVHQPLARRMRIGRTECVNVGHFAATSRPFALQW